A stretch of DNA from Spirosoma endbachense:
GTTAATCATGGAGACTGGCGACGTGGATCAGGATGGTGATGACGATATTCTGCTTGGCTCATTTTTCCGGCCAACCGGTCCCGAACACATGGACTTAATGAATCGCTGGAGAAAACCGGGAACGGGTATTCTGTTGCTCAAGAATAATCTAAAAAAGTAAGCGTTTATAATTCCTGCCAGGCATTTAACACAGTAGATCTGGTGATTATACTGACATAGGGCTGTCACTCTTGTGCTGCAACTTTGTGTTTTTAATCGACTAAAGAGTTATAAACATGGCGAGCAAAACAGGTGTAAAAGAGGTAGTATCTGCGTTTATAACGGCACTCAACAATGAGAACTTTGATGAGGCCCATAACTGGATTAGCGATGATCTGACGTTCGTGGGTGTCTTAGGCACTCGCCAGGGCGGGGATACCTATATCGAGGACATGAAAAAAATGAGACTGAAATACACCATCCAGAAAGTCTTCGTAGACGAACAGGACGTCTGCCTGTGGTATGAGATCGATATGTCTGGAGTTAAGGTTTTAAGCTCCGGCTGGTATCAGGTCGAGAACGGGAAAATTACGCAGTTCAAGGTGCTTTTTGACCCACGGCCCGTTCTGGAGGCAGCAGCAAAAAAAAGCTGAGGCAAAGTTTTTCGCCAAAACAGCAGTGTATAAAAACAGGGGCAGAGACATATCGTGTCTCTGCCCCTGTTTTATCTCAGGCTAGATTCTATCTTTTTGCACGTCAACTACGGCACATAGGTTTCCAGAACCGTCATCGACCCATCGGGAACGAGTGTAACAATATCGACAGAGGCCGGAATGAGTGCACACTGGCCCATTTTGAGGGGTGTACTATAGCCTCCTTTCGTCTCAATGGTCAGCGAACCATCAACACAGATCAAGACCACAAATGAGTCGATATGCGTATAATCGTGCTCTACCTCTTCATCGAAATTGAGCACGTTCGTAACGAAATAATCACTCGCTACGGTGTTTACACTTTCGTTAAGTTTCTTTTCGTATTGCGTTTTGTAGTGATCGTAATGGTGGTAATCGATCGCATCGACCGCCAGTTCAGTATGGAGTTCGCGCTTCTGGCCCGTCGTAGCGTCGACTCGATCGAAATCATAAATTCGATACGTGGTATCGGACGTCTGCTGAATTTCGGCCAACAGAAGCCCTTTGCCGATGTAGTGAACGCGACCAGCCGGCAGAAAAAATACGTCGCCCGGTTTGGCTGGTTCGATGTTCAGAATATTCTGAATGGTGTTGTCAGCGACGGCTTTAACATACTCGTCTTTTGTCACTTCCCGATTAAAGCCCGAATTGAGTTTCGCACCTTCATCGGCCT
This window harbors:
- a CDS encoding type I phosphomannose isomerase catalytic subunit yields the protein MLYPLTFETIFKDKIWGGQKINTILGKDFSPLPNCGETWEVSDVEGNVSIVKEGVLQGKSLRELVEQYKGELVGKHVYDTYGNRFPLLIKFIDANDDLSIQVHPDDELAARRKSGFGKTEMWYIMQADEGAKLNSGFNREVTKDEYVKAVADNTIQNILNIEPAKPGDVFFLPAGRVHYIGKGLLLAEIQQTSDTTYRIYDFDRVDATTGQKRELHTELAVDAIDYHHYDHYKTQYEKKLNESVNTVASDYFVTNVLNFDEEVEHDYTHIDSFVVLICVDGSLTIETKGGYSTPLKMGQCALIPASVDIVTLVPDGSMTVLETYVP
- a CDS encoding nuclear transport factor 2 family protein; translated protein: MASKTGVKEVVSAFITALNNENFDEAHNWISDDLTFVGVLGTRQGGDTYIEDMKKMRLKYTIQKVFVDEQDVCLWYEIDMSGVKVLSSGWYQVENGKITQFKVLFDPRPVLEAAAKKS